A genomic stretch from Pseudomonas mendocina includes:
- a CDS encoding helicase, which produces MKFRFLLWMLGRLMAKSSRNNPALQQQLVDKDMVFQLHTLDGKVARHFIVKDQRITSKRGSAEAPAFSLGFKDSAYGYATMTAKNKQLAFMQGIQNKDIQIQGNPALVMWFQGLTKYLMPKKKKPEEKKAA; this is translated from the coding sequence ATGAAATTCCGTTTTCTTTTGTGGATGCTCGGCCGGCTGATGGCTAAGTCGAGTCGTAACAACCCTGCGCTTCAACAGCAGTTGGTGGATAAAGATATGGTCTTCCAGCTGCATACGCTGGATGGCAAGGTCGCTCGCCACTTCATCGTTAAGGATCAGCGTATTACCAGCAAACGTGGTTCTGCTGAGGCGCCTGCATTCTCTCTGGGTTTTAAAGACTCAGCCTATGGCTACGCCACCATGACCGCTAAGAACAAGCAGCTAGCGTTCATGCAGGGTATCCAGAACAAAGACATTCAAATTCAGGGCAACCCGGCATTGGTGATGTGGTTCCAGGGTTTGACCAAGTACCTGATGCCGAAAAAGAAAAAGCCAGAAGAGAAAAAGGCTGCGTGA